A genomic segment from Triticum dicoccoides isolate Atlit2015 ecotype Zavitan chromosome 1A, WEW_v2.0, whole genome shotgun sequence encodes:
- the LOC119349016 gene encoding paired amphipathic helix protein Sin3-like 3 produces the protein MASPNEPDDDNFVYKGGKKEYMLETMQCLLFARENLPDDVYHEFVKTMTGIWKKRADPDGEIRNICPDNCIETALKLFQDCPTVKQSFLNFTEGRSPFEGNGNVDAVAVNPLVQKPIDFLSRVKTCPNISDDDYAAFLQTMQDFCRDRTMTPQEVYSNVERCMRDCPELLEEFIDNFLPADLKALVKENYNHSLDGVHMKEGNGVSPHTEEDEEDKVKRLPEWTTSRIDELPPKLEPKELKRHCTPSYYLLPDNCTPLLSYRTKLGRSILNDALICPVSEEESPNHKAANEYEAKMLLCEEDMFESDMLLQWFSVTADFIANLQHRVGSHVKIKEQLTPLHRRCIIRLYGEEFLEALLDTDNASAALPVILSRLNQSIVEIRESRLRLHKTCSEVIAKNYYRALDNRGPCFKQLDAKRMNRKALLAEAKEINAMKPKPEDQYAKEINAMKPKAEDRHAKEINKMKPKAEDQYANPDIHEDISSIISSACASEEKQMVTWTKIVHPFLSAHCAQPSSEETVAPEKACEHCGTRKDILNDNPDAFTDNNLLLSSKRGEFVSKNSKDFSSSHDGSGADIEEGEFIPDRETIVSDVMRGAGKEPVSCDVAGSVRDGLSSRCRIIDTSEPSTRDHGAKHEKQHESRQTSAKPRGVKGGTCCFIVVLRRLYQILYNRLQNARYLCTSDDLYAEFKDKLTKLHYRAIDNSNFEDFCLKYLGPMSFELFTLDTVINQVIKQLCIISSKDPDNSIVQFLENLQRPVLPNELPKHDPEEQEKALDYTVKLPRHFERRKKRKLENSATGSCQLGGVTETHH, from the exons ATGGCGTCTCCCAATGAACCTGACGACGACAATTTTGTATACAAAGGGGGGAAAAAAGAGTACATGCTGGAGACTATGCAATGTTTGCTATTTGCTAGAGAGAACCTCCCCGACGACGTGTACCACGAGTTTGTCAAGACCATGACCGGCATTTGGAAAAAACG TGCCGACCCTGATGGTGAAATAAGGAATATCTGCCCTGACAACTGCATAGAGACGGCCTTGAAGCTATTCCAGGACTGTCCTACAGTTAAACAGAGCTTCCTGAACTTTACCGAAGGCCGTAGCCCCTTCGAAGGCAATGGCAATGTCGATGCTGTTGCTGTCAACCCCCTGGTGCAGAAACCAATAGATTTTCTTTCCAGAGTGAAG ACATGTCCTAACATCAGCGACGATGATTATGCTGCTTTTTTGCAAACCATGCAAGATTTTTGCAGGGACAGGACCATGACCCCTCAAGAAGTTTACAGTAAT GTGGAGAGATGCATGCGTGACTGTCCCGAGCTGTTGGAAGAGTTTATAGATAATTTTCTCCCGGCAGACCTGAAG GCCTTAGTTAAAGAAAATTATAATCACAGCTTGGATGGTGTCCATATGAAAGAAG GTAATGGAGTGTCGCCTCACACTGAAGAGGACGAGGAAGACAAGGTTAAACGCTTGCCAGAATGGACTACCTCAAGAATTGATGAATTACCCCCAAAATTGGAACCCAAGGAACTCAAAAGACATTGCACTCCTAGCTATTACCTGCTGCCAGATAAT TGTACACCTCTATTGAGTTACCGGACCAAACTGGGAAGGTCTATTCTCAATGATGCTTTGATTTGTCCTGTATCTGAGGAGGAAAGCCCTAACCATAAAGCTGCAAATGAATATGAAGCAAAAATGTTGCTTTGCGAAGAAGACAT GTTTGAGAGTGACATGCTCCTGCAGTGGTTTAGTGTGACTGCAGACTTCATTGCGAATCTCCAACATCGTGTTGGCAGCCATGTTAAGATTAAGGAACAACTAACTC CTCTACACAGGAGGTGCATCATAAGACTATATGGTGAGGAATTTCTTGAAGCTCTGTTGGATACCGACAATGCTAGTGCTGCTCTCCCTGTTATACTTTCTCGTTTGAATCAGAGCATAGTAGAAATAAGGGAGTCACGATTGCGTTTGCATAAGACTTGCTCAGAAGTTATAGCAAAAAATTACTACAGAGCACTTGATAATCGTGGCCCCTGTTTCAAACAATTGGATGCAAAGAGAATGAACCGAAAAG CTTTGCTGGCTGAAGCCAAAGAAATCAATGCAATGAAGCCGAAGCCTGAAGATCAATATGCCAAAGAAATCAATGCAATGAAGCCTAAGGCTGAAGATCGACATGCCAAAGAAATCAATAAAATGAAGCCAAAGGCCGAAGATCAATATGCTAATCCTGATATACACGAGGACATAAGCAGTATAATCTCCTCTGCATGCGCTTCTGAAGAGAAGCAGATGGTGACTTGGACAAAAATAGTACATCCATTTCTTTCTGCTCACTGTGCACAGCCTTCATCAGAGGAAACTGTAGCTCCTGAAAAAGCTTGTGAACATTGCGGCACCAGAAAAGATATTCTCAATGACAATCCTGATGCTTTCACTGACAATAATCTTCTTCTATCCTCCAAG AGAGGTGAATTCGTAAGCAAAAATTCCAAAGACTTTAGCTCTTCACACGATGGTTCTGGTGCAGACATTGAGGAAGGCGAGTTCATACCCGATCGAGAAACCATTGTATCGGATGTCATGCGTGGTGCCGGAAAAGAACCAGTAAGTTGTGATGTTGCTGGTTCTGTTAGAGATGGGTTGAGCTCTCGTTGCCGCATAATCGATACTTCCGAACCTAGTACTCGTGACCATGGGGCCAAACATGAAAAGCAGCATGAATCAAGGCAAACATCTGCTAAACCACGTGGTGTGAAAGGAGGTACTTGTTGTTTCATAGTTGTGCTTCGCAGGCTTTACCAG ATTTTATATAACAGACTACAGAATGCGAGATATTTATGCACCAGTGACGACCTATATGCAGA ATTTAAGGACAAACTCACCAAGCTGCATTATCGCGCTATTGATAATTCCAATTTTGAGGACTTCTGCCTGAAATATCTTGGGCCAATGTCTTTTGAACTTTTTACTCTGGATACAGTGATAAACCAAGTTATCAAGCAG CTGTGCATAATTTCTTCCAAGGATCCAGACAACTCAATCGTTCAATTCCTGGAGAACTTACAAAGGCCAGTTCTACCCAATGAATTGCCGAAGCATGATCCAGAGGAGCAGGAGAAAGCTCTTGATTATACCGTAAAACTTCCACGCCATTTTGAGAGACG GAAAAAACGCAAATTGGAGAACAGCGCAACAGGTTCCTGTCAGCTTGGAGGAGTGACTGAAACTCATCACTGA
- the LOC119349024 gene encoding paired amphipathic helix protein Sin3-like 6, producing MASSDEAGDDNYGYKRGEKEYMLETVQCLLFARDNLPSDVYRKFVKAMTEVWKNCADPDGEIRNICPENCIETALKLFQGWATVKQSFLNFTEGRSPVKGNGIVDADVEAVVVNPLLQKPIDFLSRLKACPNMSADHYAAFLKIMQDYFRDRTMTPRKVYKKVRRCMRDCPELLEEFVDNFLPADLKAFVKVKANDNHRSGGIHMKEGYGELSHTEEDEEDKVKPLPDWNSSKAQELPPEIDPKKLERACTPSYYLLPDNLTLHSSYWTNLGRSILNDTLVCSVSGMESSKHKTINGYETNIFYCEEDMFESDMLLHRFRATADLIANLQTRAGSHLKISEHLTPLHRRCIEKLYDDDLDLDDLLESPNTSSVLAVLLSRLKQKVEDLSEARSYLHKAHSQVIAKNYYRSLDHRGLSFKQLDAKRMSQKALLAEANEINKKNLKARDKNADTDMSNAGDKYAADTAMSNAGDKYADTDTSNAGDKYADTDMHKDISSILSAACASEEKQVMNWAKIVHPFLSAHCLWPSSKETVAPAKACEHCRTSKDFLSSIPDALPATKLSSSSKRGEFLKKNSNDLSSSHDGFGQDIDQESDLMPEPEIIESDVMLGARKEPVSCDVGTSGIDGLSSGCRIIGTSEPSTRDHGNKHEKQHESSQHSKTSAKLRGVKGGTCCFLIVLRRLYQILYDRLQTARGLCADDLLYAEFKDKIIKLHAHCIDNSSFEDFCLQFLGPKSVELFTLDIVINRVIKQLCIIYSRDQDNSLFQFLENFGRPVLPKLVSRHQNFPNNPSNVLPKYDQEEQEKALADTEKLPRHFERRKKRKLENSATISSAWSSSQLGAVTETHG from the exons ATGGCGTCATCCGATGAAGCTGGCGACGACAATTATGGATACAAAAGGGGGGAAAAAGAATACATGTTGGAGACCGTGCAATGCTTGCTATTTGCTAGAGACAACCTCCCCAGCGACGTGTACCGCAAGTTCGTCAAGGCCATGACCGAGGTTTGGAAAAACTG TGCTGACCCGGATGGTGAAATAAGGAACATCTGCCCTGAAAACTGCATAGAGACGGCGTTGAAGCTATTTCAGGGTTGGGCTACAGTTAAACAGAGCTTCCTTAACTTCACTGAAGGCCGTAGCCCCGTCAAAGGCAATGGCATTGTCGATGCTGATGTCGAAGCCGTTGTTGTCAACCCCTTGCTACAGAAACCAATAGATTTTCTTTCCAGACTGAAG GCATGCCCTAACATGAGCGCTGATCATTATGCCGCTTTTTTGAAAATCATGCAAGATTATTTCAGGGACAGGACCATGACCCCTCGAAAAGTTTACAAGAAG GTGAGGAGATGCATGCGTGACTGTCCTGAGTTGTTGGAAGAGTTTGTGGATAATTTTCTCCCTGCAGACCTGAAG GCCTTTGTAAAGGTTAAAGCAAATGATAATCACCGCTCGGGTGGTATCCATATGAAAGAAG GTTACGGAGAATTGTCTCACACCGAAGAGGATGAGGAAGACAAGGTTAAACCCTTGCCAGACTGGAATTCCTCAAAAGCTCAGGAATTGCCCCCAGAAATTGATCCCAAGAAGCTCGAACGAGCTTGCACTCCTAGCTATTACCTGCTGCCAGATAAT TTAACTCTTCATTCAAGTTATTGGACCAATCTGGGGAGGTCTATTCTCAACGATACTTTGGTTTGTTCTGTATCTGGGATGGAAAGCTCTAAGCACAAAACTATAAATGGTTATGAGACAAACATTTTCTACTGTGAAGAAGACAT GTTTGAGAGTGACATGCTATTACACCGGTTTCGTGCGACTGCTGACCTTATTGCCAATCTCCAAACTCGTGCTGGCAGCCATTTGAAGATAAGCGAGCATTTAACTC CTCTACACCGGAGGTGCATTGAAAAActatatgatgatgatcttgatcttGATGATCTGTTGGAGAGTCCGAATACTAGTTCTGTTCTTGCTGTTCTACTTTCTCGTTTAAAGCAGAAGGTAGAAGATTTATCGGAGGCGCGCTCATATTTGCATAAGGCGCACTCACAAGTTATTGCCAAAAATTACTACAGATCGCTTGATCATCGTGGCCTCTCTTTCAAACAATTGGATGCAAAGAGGATGAGCCAAAAAG CATTGCTGGCGGAAGCAAATGAGATCAATAAAAAGAATTTGAAAGCTAGAGATAAAAATGCTGATACAGACATGTCGAATGCTGGAGATAAATATGCTGCTGATACAGCCATGTCAAATGCTGGAGATAAATATGCTGATACAGACACGTCGAATGCTGGAGATAAATATGCTGATACAGACATGCACAAGGACATAAGCAGTATACTATCCGCTGCATGTGCCTCTGAAGAGAAGCAGGTGATGAATTGGGCGAAAATAGTACATCCATTTCTTTCTGCTCATTGTCTATGGCCTTCATCTAAGGAAACTGTAGCTCCCGCAAAAGCTTGTGAACATTGCCGCACCAGCAAAGATTTTCTCAGTAGCATACCTGATGCTTTGCCTGCTACtaagctttcttcatcttccaag AGAGGGGAATTCCTAAAGAAAAATTCTAACGACTTGAGCTCTTCACACGATGGTTTTGGCCAAGACATTGATCAGGAGAGTGATTTAATGCCCGAACCAGAAATCATTGAGTCGGATGTCATGCTTGGTGCCAGAAAAGAACCAGTAAGTTGTGATGTTGGCACTTCCGGTATAGATGGGTTGAGCTCTGGTTGTCGTATAATCGGTACTTCTGAACCTAGTACTCGTGACCATGGAAACAAACATGAGAAGCAGCATGAATCAAGTCAACACTCCAAAACATCAGCTAAACTGCGTGGTGTGaaaggaggcacttgttgttttctCATTGTGCTTCGCAGGCTTTACCAG ATTTTATATGACAGACTACAAACTGCGAGAGGTTTATGCGCCGATGATCTATTATATGCAGA GTTTAAGGATAAAATAATCAAGCTACATGCCCATTGTATTGATAATTCCAGTTTTGAAGACTTCTGCCTGCAATTTCTTGGGCCAAAGTCAGTTGAACTATTTACTCTGGATATAGTGATAAACCGAGTTATCAAGCAG TTGTGCATAATTTATTCAAGAGATCAAGACAACTCGCTCTTTCAATTCCTTGAGAACTTTGGAAGACCAGTTCTACCCAAACTTGTGTCCCGGCATCAAAAC TTTCCCAACAATCCATCAAATGTTTTACCGAAGTATGATCAAGAGGAGCAAGAGAAAGCTCTTGCCGATACCGAAAAACTTCCGCGCCATTTTGAGAGAAG gAAAAAACGCAAGTTGGAGAACAGTGCAACGATTTCCTCAGCTTGGAGTTCCTCCCAGCTTGGAGCAGTGACTGAAACTCATGGTTGA